A segment of the Terriglobia bacterium genome:
CACGTATTCCCCCGGCGACTTAGAAATAAAGGGTGCATCTTGAGCATATAGGGTTCTTAGCGTCTGTCGCGACGTGGTAGTGCCCACGCGATCACGTTGAGCGGATAGTCTGGCGATAAAGTCTTTGCGTGATGCGATTGAACGGAAGGACGCAGATGTTGCCTGGTCGTAAAATCGGCCGAAGTCTCCCGCATCCAGAATCTTCAACCACATAGCCAATGCAGTTTTTGCGTCGTCAGCGCGGTCTGCATCGTCACTGACTCGAACGAACTCCAAATCGTCGCTTGGATCGTCGGTCATATTCGTATCGACCAAGCGATCGGTGATCATCTTTAGTTCAGTATGGAAAGGTTTCTTGGCGGTCGCTTTCACGATGCGGTCACAGCCGTTGCCATTACAAAACGCGAATCTGCCATCGACCTTCATCACTCCTCGTGCGGCGTCGTACACAGCGTCGAGGACGTACCCCCATGTAGTCTGGAACATAGGCTGAAACAAAGAGTCCTCTGGGAACAACCAACAATTCCGG
Coding sequences within it:
- a CDS encoding DUF4019 domain-containing protein, encoding MKVDGRFAFCNGNGCDRIVKATAKKPFHTELKMITDRLVDTNMTDDPSDDLEFVRVSDDADRADDAKTALAMWLKILDAGDFGRFYDQATSASFRSIASRKDFIARLSAQRDRVGTTTSRQTLRTLYAQDAPFISKSPGEYVLFWSGVESTKSARGLEFMLLANDGGTWKLTWFNYGSIREN